ATCAGGTCCTATAACTGTTGGAATATGATAAAGACCCTCATCTTCCAACCTTAACAAACTTTCGCTAAACCTTGCTGTTTCAAATACAATTTCAGCACCATGATTTACCAAAAACTCTTTATCCTCTGTCGCTTGCCAGTATTTCCAGATAGCATAGGCAATATCAGACGAAAGATGATTTTCATATTGACCCGATAAAATAAAAACAGCATCACCATTTGGAAGTATTACATGAGACGGAGTCATTTCACGACCTGAATCTGTCGATTCCCAGGCAAAAGATGCCCCTTTAAATCCAGTCTCGGTCGCATGCTCTCTTGCACCATCAAGCGTATTATATCTGTACAAAAGTAATTTTTTGGCGATTTCAGGCTTTGTGTAAGTAAAAAACGGCAAGAGAAACATTTCAGTATCCCAGAAAACATGACCTTTATAGGCTTCGCCTGAAAGATTTCTTGCAGGAATTGAATACTTATCTCCGCTGAATTCACCTGAAATAATCAAGTGATAAAGTGCAAAATCAATAAATTTTTGGTCACATTCATTGCCGGAAATTTTTACATTTGATTCAGCAAATCTTGTTCTCCATTTTTCAACATGTTTTTTTGCGCTTGTTTCAAAAAAATCCTGACCTAGCTCTATAATATTTTTTTCTGCCGATTCTTTTAAATTTTGTGTGTCCATATTACTGTAGGCCGTTGTTATGGCTTTTACACAATAAATTTTTCCTGCTTCAGCCAACCACTTAAACTCTTCAAAGCTTCCGCTGAAATTATTTATAATCTGATTATTAGTATTTGTATTTTTGTAGACAACATCGTCAATACAGCTCAAATTACTTTTTTGAAGCATAATTAATTCTTTATTACTGGTTTTTGACTTCATCAACACTGATGAATAAGAGTCAGTAGATATATTTTGATTAATTAAATAATTAAAATCTGCTGTATTGCAGTCAATTCCCGATAATACCCTTAAATTTCCGGTGTAATTTTCAGGCCTGATAAGAAGACATTTACCTAATTCATGTTTATTAGAAACAGATATAAATTTAATTATTTTAATACTGGAAATTCTTCCGATCTTATCAACGCATTGCCATTCCCTGACCGTGCATCCGTTATTTAAATCAATATATCTCCTATGAAAAATAGTTTTATTATTAATTAAATCAACCTTTTCATCTTCTACAAAGATTTTTATGCTTGTCCAATCCGGAATTTTAACTAAAATATTAAAATCATTAAAAATATCTTTTTCATAAAACCCTGCTAGAAAACTCCCCGGTGAACTTTGGGGATAAAGCTCTTCAAGACTGTTTCTTGTGCCTATATAGCCATTTCCCATAGAAAATATTGTTTCTATATCTCTTTCTTTGGCAGGTAAATAGCTGGTCTCTGAAAGAGAATATTTT
This portion of the bacterium genome encodes:
- a CDS encoding glycosyl hydrolase family 65 protein; translation: MKAKYSLSETSYLPAKERDIETIFSMGNGYIGTRNSLEELYPQSSPGSFLAGFYEKDIFNDFNILVKIPDWTSIKIFVEDEKVDLINNKTIFHRRYIDLNNGCTVREWQCVDKIGRISSIKIIKFISVSNKHELGKCLLIRPENYTGNLRVLSGIDCNTADFNYLINQNISTDSYSSVLMKSKTSNKELIMLQKSNLSCIDDVVYKNTNTNNQIINNFSGSFEEFKWLAEAGKIYCVKAITTAYSNMDTQNLKESAEKNIIELGQDFFETSAKKHVEKWRTRFAESNVKISGNECDQKFIDFALYHLIISGEFSGDKYSIPARNLSGEAYKGHVFWDTEMFLLPFFTYTKPEIAKKLLLYRYNTLDGAREHATETGFKGASFAWESTDSGREMTPSHVILPNGDAVFILSGQYENHLSSDIAYAIWKYWQATEDKEFLVNHGAEIVFETARFSESLLRLEDEGLYHIPTVIGPDEYHEKVDDNAYTNYLIQNNFEIAIKIYDFLENSFNEELLLLKKKIKLKNSEIKNWKKYKDKIYTGFDQKTGIFEQFKGFYDLEYIDLKQFEPRSVPMDIILGSEKIKNTQVIKQADVLMFLYLFGENFSRDIILANYEFYEPKTGHGSSLSPSIHSLVAARLGKTEDAYNYFVKNARIDLDDQFGNSAGGIHIASQGGIWMSVVMGFAGMYPTDKGLIFDPHLPEAWENLEFSVKWLGHDLNIKLNKEEITFFLSESNNESSFSTNKTIFVSLGQNNWKKLNINTSYYGVQLSYNNWNWKD